The DNA region GCGCTGGCTCGGCACCACGCTGGTGCTGCTGGGCTTCCTGCTGGTCATGGTGATGATGGCGCTGCTGCTGCTGCCCCTGTTGCAGGGCCAGATCGCCCATTTGCTGGAGGTGCTGCCGACCTACGCCACGCTGGTGAAGGAGCGGCTGATCCCCGCGCTCAACCGCTTCATCCACCGGCTGCCGCAAGACGATGTGGAGCGGTTGCGCGCCGCCGCCGGCGCCTATGCCGGGGAGCTGGCGTCGCTGGTCGGCAACATCGTCACCCGCATCCTGTCGGGCGGGCTGGCCCTGTTCGACATCGTGACGCTGATGTTCATCACGCCCGTCGTCGCCTTCTACATATTGCGCGACTGGGACCTGATGGTGGGCAAGGTCGATTCCTGGCTGCCGCGCCAGCATGCCGAGACCGTGCGCGAGCAGGCGCGCGAGGTGAACGCCACCCTGTCCGGCTTCCTGCGCGGGCAGGCGACGGTCTGTGTGGTGCTGGGCGTCTTCTATGCGCTGGCGCTGTCGGTGGCTGGGCTGGATTTCGGGCTGGTGATCGGCCTGCTGGCGGGCCTGTTGTCCTTCATCCCCTATGTCGGCACGCTGTTCGGCTTCGTCTCCAGCACCGGCCTCGCCCTGTTGCAGTTCGACGAGCTGTGGCGGGTCGGCATCGTCGTCGGCATCTTCCTGTTCGGTCAGGCGGTGGAGGGCAATGTCCTGACACCGAAGCTGGTCGGCGACAAGGTCGGGCTGCATGCGGTGTGGGTGATGTTCGCGCTGCTGGCGGGCGGCAGCCTGTTCGGTTTCGTCGGCGTGCTGCTGGCGGTGCCGGTCGCCGCGGTGATCGGCGTGTTGACCCGCTTCGCCTTGCGACAGTATCTCTCGAGCTCCTATTACCGCGGCACCGACGCGGAACGCTGATGGGTGTGTCCGCATGAGCTTGCCGGCGCAGATACCGCTCGATCTCGGGCACCGGACGGCGATGGGGTGCGAGGATTTCCTCGTGGCGCCCAGCAATGCCGATGCCGTGGCGTGGCTGGACCGCTGGCCGTCCTGGCCGGCCCCGGCGCTGACGCTGTTCGGCCCGGCCGGCTGCGGCAAAACCCACCTGGCCCAGGTCTGGCGGGCCCACAGCCACGCCCTGGTCACCCGGGGCGATGCTCTCGAGTCGGGCGTCGTGCCGTCCCTGCTGGCGCCCGCCAACGCCGTGGTGGTCGAAGATGCCGATCTGGTGGCCGGCAAGCCGGAGCGGGAGGAGGCGTTGTTCCACCTGTACAACCTCGCCCGCGAACAGCGCGGCCATCTGCTGCTGCTGTCGCGCAAGGCGCCGTCGCGCTGGCGGACAAAGCTTGCCGATCTGCGGTCGCGCCTCAAGGGTGCGCCGGCGGTGGAGGTGAGGCCACCCGACGACGCCCTGCTGGCCGCCGTGCTGGTCAAGCTGTTCGCCGACCGCCAGTTGCGGCCGGGGATGGAGGTCATCACCTATCTGCTGGCCCGGATGGAACGGTCGCTGGATTTCGCCCGCCGTCTGGTGGCGGCGCTCGACCATGCGTCGCTGGCCGCCCATCGCGGCGTGACGGTGCCGCTGGCCCGCGAAGTCCTTTCGGACCTGCAACGATCCGGTTCCAGAACGACCCGCTGAATATATAAGGGGAAGAGACGATCATGGATTTGGGCATCGCCGGCCGCCGCGCCATCGTCTGCGCCGCCAGCAAGGGGCTGGGCCGCGCCTGCGCCGTAGCACTGGCCCGCGAGGGGGTTCACGTCACCCTGACCGCCCGTAGCGCCGATGCGCTGGAGGCGACGGCGGAGGAGATCCGCGAGGCGACCGGCGTCACCGTCACCACCGCCGCCGGCGACATCGCGACGGAGGAGGGGCGGGCCGCGGCATTGGCCGCCTGTCCCGAGCCCGACATCCTGATCAACAATGCCGGCGGCCCGCCGCCCGGCGATTTCCATGATTGGGAGCGCGAGGACTGGATCCGCGCGCTCGACGCCAACATGCTGGCGCCGATCTTCCTGATCAAGGCGACGGTGGACGGCATGATCGCCCGGAAATTCGGCCGCATCGTCAACATCACCTCGGCCGCCGTGAAGGCGCCGATTCCGATCCTGGGCCTGTCGAACGGCGCGCGCGCCGGCCTGACCGGCTTCGTCGCCGGCCTGTCGCGCCAGACGGTGAGGCACAACGTCACCATCAACAACCTGCTGCCCGGTCCCTTCGAAACCGATCGCCTGCGCAAGACGATGGAGGGCGGGGCGAAGGCCGCGGGGCGCAGCATCGACGAAGAGATGGAGTTGCGCCGCAAGACCAACCCGTCCGGCCGATTCGGCGATCCGGAGGAGTTCGGTGCGGCCTGCGCCTTTCTCTGCTCCGCCCGGTCCGGTTTCATGACCGGTCAGAACATCCTTCTGGATGGCGGCGCCTTCGCCGGTACTTTGTAGGCAACCGCCATTTTTGGGGGGGAGGGTGGCGGGCGTCCCAAGTTTGTCCCCCCAATTCGTCCTAAAATCCGCCCATCGTCACAGGCCATCAAGAAACGGCGACGGGAAGAGGTGCCGCGGCATCGCTTCTCCGGTCCGCCGACCGGCAGACGCGGCGCCGCCGCGGCAAGACCGGGCAACGGCTTTTGCTGGCCACTGGCACGGGAACGATGAGCATGCAGCAGAGTGTGGCGGCCCCCGCGGTCTACACCGACCTTGGCCGCGTCATGGAAAGCATCACCCGACGCTTTCTCGACGTGCTTCGGATGGAACTGGCCCGCATCGGCGTGACCGACCTCAGCCCGACGCAAGCGTTGATGCTGCTGCACATCGGCACCGAGGAACTGTCCGTCCGTGACCTGCTGGAGCGCGGCTATTATCTGGGGTCAAACGCCTCCTACAATCTGAAGCACCTGGTCGAGGCGGGCTATGTCGACCGCAGCCCGTCCCAGCGCGACCGCCGGGCCGCGCGGCTGAAACTGTCCGACCAGGGGCTCGCCACCTGCGAGGCGCTGAGGAAGCTGGAGGCGATGCGCGCCGACAGCCTGCTGCGCACCGACAGCGACGGGGCCGACTTCGAGACCACCTATCGAACGCTTCGCCGGCTGGAGCGCGCCTGGACCGACCTGATCCGCTACGACGATGCCGACCCCGCCTGACGGCTTCCCGGTGTCGCGCAGTTTTCTGTCAGCCCGCCTTTTCGCTCTGTGTCCAATATGGAACACTCGCGGTCTTAACGGGAACATTGAGTGAACTGACTGATTGATGTTCCGCCTCCGTTCTGTTAGCTCTGGAGGAACAAGACGCGAACAATGGAGGTTGGCATGTCGGTTCTGGCTTTCCTGCGCGAATGCATGACCCTGGCGGTGTTCCTGGCGGTGCTGTATGGCTGGGCGACG from Azospirillum sp. B510 includes:
- a CDS encoding HdaA/DnaA family protein; translated protein: MSLPAQIPLDLGHRTAMGCEDFLVAPSNADAVAWLDRWPSWPAPALTLFGPAGCGKTHLAQVWRAHSHALVTRGDALESGVVPSLLAPANAVVVEDADLVAGKPEREEALFHLYNLAREQRGHLLLLSRKAPSRWRTKLADLRSRLKGAPAVEVRPPDDALLAAVLVKLFADRQLRPGMEVITYLLARMERSLDFARRLVAALDHASLAAHRGVTVPLAREVLSDLQRSGSRTTR
- a CDS encoding AI-2E family transporter, which translates into the protein MTPAKQLRFWLIGLGLFVLALWLLSDMLLPFVVGLAIAYLLDPAVDRLEVARLPRWLGTTLVLLGFLLVMVMMALLLLPLLQGQIAHLLEVLPTYATLVKERLIPALNRFIHRLPQDDVERLRAAAGAYAGELASLVGNIVTRILSGGLALFDIVTLMFITPVVAFYILRDWDLMVGKVDSWLPRQHAETVREQAREVNATLSGFLRGQATVCVVLGVFYALALSVAGLDFGLVIGLLAGLLSFIPYVGTLFGFVSSTGLALLQFDELWRVGIVVGIFLFGQAVEGNVLTPKLVGDKVGLHAVWVMFALLAGGSLFGFVGVLLAVPVAAVIGVLTRFALRQYLSSSYYRGTDAER
- a CDS encoding MarR family winged helix-turn-helix transcriptional regulator, whose product is MSMQQSVAAPAVYTDLGRVMESITRRFLDVLRMELARIGVTDLSPTQALMLLHIGTEELSVRDLLERGYYLGSNASYNLKHLVEAGYVDRSPSQRDRRAARLKLSDQGLATCEALRKLEAMRADSLLRTDSDGADFETTYRTLRRLERAWTDLIRYDDADPA
- a CDS encoding SDR family oxidoreductase; translated protein: MDLGIAGRRAIVCAASKGLGRACAVALAREGVHVTLTARSADALEATAEEIREATGVTVTTAAGDIATEEGRAAALAACPEPDILINNAGGPPPGDFHDWEREDWIRALDANMLAPIFLIKATVDGMIARKFGRIVNITSAAVKAPIPILGLSNGARAGLTGFVAGLSRQTVRHNVTINNLLPGPFETDRLRKTMEGGAKAAGRSIDEEMELRRKTNPSGRFGDPEEFGAACAFLCSARSGFMTGQNILLDGGAFAGTL